The Gossypium raimondii isolate GPD5lz chromosome 2, ASM2569854v1, whole genome shotgun sequence genome segment aaccaaatatGAACATTTGAAAGTGGAATCAGCACTATTATTTAGGTGGTGTAACACTTGAATATCATACAGTAGTATAGAACTTCAAGATAGGAAGCCCAATTTTTCGGCCTAAAGTAGTAATAGTGATTTGTGGGGATGGGATGATGGGCCTGCTGGGCAGTAAGTGAGCATAGGAGGAGGAAATTTCAATAGTACCCCGAGAGAGCGAGGGAGGGAGCAGTGGATATGGCAGAGGAAGCAGAAGTGGATAAAACAACTCCTCATATTAACCATTCTTTTTAGTCCGTCCATTTCACAAACCCTCATCCTCAAAGCCACAGAGGAATAAGATAACACAAACCCAAATCTCTTTTACcttctcttcttcattttcCAAAGCCAAAGGCCAAAACCCTCCTTTCCTCTCCTCTCCTCTACAAGGAAATGGCAATTTCATCAACAGCAGCAGCCACTGCCGCTTCTTCTAAGCTTAGATACCCACACGCCTCCCCTTTCCCAACTCACTCCTCAACCACCACCTCTGCCTTTTTCTCCTCAATTCCCTCTAAACTAACCCCTACCCACCTCTCCTCTTCCTTCCTCCCTCCTTTCCTCACTACCGTCGCCACCACTTCCGTATTCCCTCGCCGTCGCGGTTCTTTCACCGTCAAAGCTGCCCGTGGCAAATTCGAACGCAAAAAGCCCCACGTCAACATCGGCACCATCGGCCATGTCGACCACGGCAAAACCACCTTAACTGCCGCTCTAACTATGGCCTTAGCCTCCATGGGTAACAGTGCCCCAAAAAAGTACGACGAAATTGATGCCGCCCCTGAAGAGCGTGCCCGTGGTATCACCATTAACACCGCCACCGTTGAATACGAAACCGAGAATCGCCATTACGCCCACGTCGACTGCCCAGGGCACGCTGATTATGTCAAAAACATGATTACCGGAGCTGCCCAAATGGACGGTGCTATCTTGGTTGTTTCCGGAGCCGACGGACCCATGCCCCAGACTAAAGAACATATCTTGTTGGCTAAACAGGTCGGTGTCCCTAACGTGGTTGTGTTTTTGAACAAACAAGACCAGGTAGATGATGAAGAGCTTTTGCAATTAGTCGAATTGGAGGTGCGTGAATTGCTTTCTAGTTACGAATTTCCCGGTGATGATGTCCCTATTATTTCTGGCTCCGCACTTTTAGCTTTAGAAGCTTTGATGGCTAAGCCCAGTATTCCTAGGGGTGAAAACCAATGGGTGGATAAGATTTATGAACTTATGGATGCTGTTGATAGTTACATTCCTGTTCCTCAAAGACAAACAGATTTGCCTTTCTTGTTAGCTGTTGAGGATGTGTTTTCCATCACGGGTCGTGGTACTGTTGCCACTGGTCGTATCGAGAGAGGTACTGTTAAGGTTGGAGAGACTGTTGACATTGTTGGATTGAAGGATACAAGGAACGTCACAGTTACTGGTGTGGAAATGTTTCAAAAGACATTAGATGACGCCATGGCTGGTGATAATGTTGGGTTGTTACTTAGAGGTGTTCAAAAGGCCGATATTCAGAGAGGGATGGTTTTGGCTAAACCAGGGACAATCACTCCCCATACCAAGTTCAGCGCCATTGTCTATGTGTTGAAGAAGGAAGAGGGTGGCAGACATTCTCCCTTCTTCGCAGGTTATAGGCCTCAGTTCTACATGAGGACCACTGATGTCACTGGAAGGGTGGCTTCCATTATGAATGATAAGGATGAGGAGTCTAAGATGGTTATGCCTGGTGACCGTGTAAAGATGGTAGTTGAGCTTATCATGCCTGTGGCTTGTGAGCAAGGGATGCGGTTTGCTATCAGAGAAGGAGGGAAGACGGTTGGAGCCGGGGTTATTCAGTCTATTATTGAGTGATCTTAGGATACTTTGGCGTTGCAGGATATGTTATTTGCTGTTGCAGTGATGTCAAAGAACCTTCATATGCGAAATGTCAAGGTCATGCAATTAGTTTCGTCACCATTTATAGATCCTCTTTGATTCCAATGTCATATTTTGGAGTTTTGTATTTCTTTTGCTTCAGACTCATGTCTAATCTAGTTGGATTGGTAATATTCATGTCACAATTCGATATGATTTTATTTCTCTGTTGCTTTTGCTGTTATTGCTAATTCTTAATCATACCTTTTGCTTGCTCTAGAACATTTGATGTTCCTCCTATGGTTTACCTACCGTAGTCCCCTCGAGGAATTCATTTAATCTTCTAGGTTGTTCTTGTCTATTGTCCATGACAagcatatattcatatatacatgTTATTCTTTTAGTCGGTGTTCAGCAAGCTTTGCTCCATCTCCAGCTTGGGGCATGTAGCAAAGTACATTATTCACATTCTTTCCGGCCATGATCTGTTACATTATTCACATTCTGGCAGAGATCTGTTTGTTTGTAAATTTTGTGGTTTTATGGATTAAAATGGATATACAAAGGCATAACAGGCTGATGGCATCAAAACACGGGTggagaataaagaaaaataaataaaacaagacAAATCTCAGCTTAATTATGAAACAGAGTTTGTAACACTCGGTATACAGTGacttcatatatgtatatatatagtaaattcTACTCTAGACCTTAATACAGGCATGCATTACCTTTTGATGAATATAGATGTTTATACTAAGCTCAGAAGATGGTGACATGACTACCTCTTGAACAAATGTTGCTCTCTGCCATTCGTTTGCATGTAGTACCCTTCCAAATGAGAAAACCATAGAACCGAAAATGTCTGTACTTATACatcagaaataaaataaaataaaataaaaaaaccccaaagaatcggaaatcaaaatttgagacTATCCTAGACTATCCTATACAGAAGCTGACAAGCTGAgagcaaaattttcattttcgttttcataCATGAAGACAATGATTTGAGTTAAGATAAATCATGATTCTAGTAATGTTCAATAACCATCAAAGGAAGTTCTCGGCATCCTTCATGCCTTTGAACTCCTCTGGTGTCAGCAATCAACTTGTAGTTTGAAATCATCAACACGCCACCTCTCTTTG includes the following:
- the LOC105788622 gene encoding elongation factor Tu, chloroplastic, translated to MAISSTAAATAASSKLRYPHASPFPTHSSTTTSAFFSSIPSKLTPTHLSSSFLPPFLTTVATTSVFPRRRGSFTVKAARGKFERKKPHVNIGTIGHVDHGKTTLTAALTMALASMGNSAPKKYDEIDAAPEERARGITINTATVEYETENRHYAHVDCPGHADYVKNMITGAAQMDGAILVVSGADGPMPQTKEHILLAKQVGVPNVVVFLNKQDQVDDEELLQLVELEVRELLSSYEFPGDDVPIISGSALLALEALMAKPSIPRGENQWVDKIYELMDAVDSYIPVPQRQTDLPFLLAVEDVFSITGRGTVATGRIERGTVKVGETVDIVGLKDTRNVTVTGVEMFQKTLDDAMAGDNVGLLLRGVQKADIQRGMVLAKPGTITPHTKFSAIVYVLKKEEGGRHSPFFAGYRPQFYMRTTDVTGRVASIMNDKDEESKMVMPGDRVKMVVELIMPVACEQGMRFAIREGGKTVGAGVIQSIIE